The window ATCAGATCCAATTTTCTATTTTGTATTAATTCAAGAACATTTGAATATTTTTTTACATTAGGCCAATGAACTCTTATGGAAGGAATTCCATTATTGGATAAAAAATGATTGGTTCCTTCTGTAGCAAATAAAATATATCCTTTTCTATGCAAAAGTTTTACAACCTCTAAAAGATCTAATTTAGATACAATAGGTCCTCCAGATATCAATATATTTTTTTTTGGTATGGTATAACCAACAGAAAGCATGGATTTTAAAAGAGCTTCATCGAAAGTATTTCCTAAACATCCTACTTCTCCTGTAGAAGACATATCTACTCCCAAAATAGGATCTGCATCTTGTAAACGAGAAAAAGAAAATTGGGAAGCTTTTACTCCTAAAAAATTTGTAATAAAAAAATTAGGTTCTATTTGATTTTTTTTCTTTCCAAGAATAACTTGAGTAGCTAATTCTATCATATTAAAATGAGATACTTTTGATACAAAAGGAAAACTCCTGGAGGCTCTCAAATTGCATTCAATGACTTTTACTTCATTATCTTTAGATAAAAATTGAATATTAAAAGGACCAGATATATTAAAATATTTGGATATTTTTTTAGATATACGAATGATTTCCTTTAATGTAGATAAATATATATTATGTGGAGGATATACCAAAGTAGCATCTCCAGAATGTACCCCTGCAAACTCTACATGTTCTGATATAGCATAATACAAAATTTTTCCACTTTGAGAAACTGCATCTAATTCAATTTCTTTTGCATTTCTTATAAATTCTGTAATTACCAATGGATATTCAGGAGAGATAGATATTTTTTCACTAAGATAATGTTGTAATTCCTCTTTATTAGAAATTACATTCATATCCGCACCTGAAAGAACATATGATGGTCTAACTAATATGGGAAAATCTACTTCTTTTACAAATTTATAAATAGTATCAAAATCGGATAATTCTTTCCATCTAGGTTGTCCAATTTTTAAATAATCCATTGCATTAGAAAATTTGTATCTATTTTCTACTTTATCTATGGAAATAGGAGAAGTTCCTAATATTTTTACTTTTTTTTCATAAAGTTTAAAAACTAAATTATTAGGTATTTGTCCTCCCATGGATACAATTGTTCCTTTTGGTTCTTCTAGTTCAATAATATCTAATACACGTTCTAAAGTCAACTCTTCGAAGTATAATCTATCACATACATCAAAATCAGTGCTAACAGTTTCCGGATTATAATTAATCATTATTGATCTATAAGATTCTTTTTTAATAGTATTTAATGCATTTACACAACACCAATCAAATTCTACACTACTTCCAATTCTATAAACACCAGATCCTAGAGTTATGACCGATTTTTCATCTTTTTCATAAATAATATCATGTTGAATAGCATGATAGGTTAAATATAAATAATTTGTAAATGCAGGATATTCAGAAGCTAAAGTATCAATTTGCCTAACATATGGAATTATATTTTTTTCTTTTCTATATTCTCTTATTTCTTGTTCTAAATGAGAAATTATGTTGTATTGATTATTTTTTTTGTAAAAAAAAATACTAGCTATTTGCATATCAGAAAAGCCTTCTTTTTTCGCTTTTATTAATAATTCATCCGGAATCTCTCTCCAATTATCAAAATGATCTATCTTTTTTTTTGTTTGAAAAATATTATCAAGTTGGTATAAAAACCATGGATCTATCTTTGTTAAATCATGTATTTCTTTTATAGAAACCCCTTCTTCTAAAGCTTTTTCTAAAAATAAAATTCTTTGATCTGTAGGTTTTTTTAAAGATTCTTTTAACAGTCTAGTAGATCCAAATTTTTTTTTATTTATGTTTATGTTGATGAACCCCTGCATTCCTATATCTAACATACGAATACCTTTTTGTAAGGATTCTTCAAAAGACCCTCCAATAGCCATAACTTCTCCTACACTTTTCATGCTACTTCCAATTTTATTAGAAACTCCATAAAATTTCTTTAAATCCCATCTAGGAATTTTGCATACCACATAATCCAATGCAGGTTCAAAAAAAGCAGAAGTATTTTTGGTTACATAATTTTTTAATTCATGTAAGCCGTATCCTAAAGATAATTTAGCAGCAACAAAAGCTAAAGGATAACCTGTTGCTTTAGAAGCAAGAGCACTTGAACGAGAAAGACGTGCATTAACTTCAATAACACGATAATCTTCTGAATTAGGAGATAATGCAAATTGAACGTTACATTCTCCAATTATATTAAAATTTCTTGCAATATATATAGCTAATTTTCGTAAATTATAATATTCAGAATTGGTTAAAGTCTGCGAGGGTGCTACGACAATACTTTCTCCTGTATGAATTCCTATAGGATCAAAATTTTCCATATTGCATACAGCAATACAATTATCGAAATTATCTCTAACTATTTCATATTCAATTTCTTTCCAACCTTCTAAATATTCTTCTATAATAATTTGAGAGGAATAAGAAAAAGCCTTCTTTACTATTTTTTTTAAATCATTAATATTTTTAGCAAAACCACTTCCTAAACCTCCTAGGGTATAAGCAGATCTAATTATAATAGGAAATCCTATTTCTAAAGAATAGGAAACTGCATCATCCATAGAATGCCCTATAAAACTTTTTGCCGTTTTTATGTTAAGTTTAGTCAACTTATTTCGAAATAAATTTCTATCCTCACTGTTAATAATAGATTTTATAGGGGTCCCTAAAATTTTTATTTTATATTTTTCTATAATTCCTTCTTTAAAAAGCTGAATTCCACAATTTAATGCAGTTTGTCCACCAAAAGACAATAAAATTCCTTTTGGCTTTTCCTTTTCTATAACACTTACAATAAAAAACAATGTCAAAGGAAGAAAATAAACTTTATCAGCAATTTCTTTCGAAGTTTGAACAGTAGCAATATTTGGATTTATCAAAATTGTATAAATTCCTTCTTCTTTAAGAGCTTTTAATGCTTGTGTTCCAGAATAATCAAATTCCCCGGCTTCTCCTATTTTTAACGCGCCTGATCCAAGGATAAGTACTTTGTCTATTTTCATACTCATTTTGGTAAATTTTTATTTACTTCTAACAATTGAATTAATAAAAAAATCAAATAAAAATTCGGTATCCATAGGTCCACTTGAAGCTTCTGGATGAAACTGTACTGAAAAGAAAGGTTTATAATCATGAATAATACCTTCACAAGTATCATCATTTAAATTTTTAAAAAATATTTTCCATTCTTTAGAAATATTTTTGGCATTCAAAACGTATCCATGGTTTTGTGATGTAATAAAACTTTTTCCTGTTTTTAATAATAAAACTGGTTGATTATGACCTCTATGCGCATATTTTAATTTATAAGTATCTCCTCCTGCAGCTATTCCCAATAGTTGATTTCCCAAACATATTCCAAATATAGGTCGTTTTTGATTGAGAGCTATACGAATGTAATGTATAGGTTTTTCATAAATTTTAGGATTTCCAGGTCCATTAGAAAGAACCAATCCATCATATTCTTCACTTGTAAAATCATAATTCCATGGGACTCTTATAATAGTGCAATCTCTTCGTAAAAGACAACGTAAAATATTATTTTTTAAACCAAAGTCTACAAGTAATATTTTGTATTTTCCATTTCCATATATGATTTTTTCATGAATAGATACTTTTTCAGAAAGATTGTACTGGTTAGGATCATAAAAAGGAAGATTTTCATTTTCCATTAAAATTTTACCTAACATAGATCCTCCCATTTTTCTAAGTTTTTTTGCCAAAAATCTGGTATCTATACCGTACAATCCAGGAATTCCATTTTGATACAACCAATCTGATAAGGATAGACTCATATTCCAATGATATGGACGATTAGAATAATAAGAAATAATAAGTCCGGATATTTGAATACTATTGGATTCATAAAATTCAGAAATGGATTCTTTACAAGAAAAAGGAGATGGAATTCCGTAATTACCTATGATAGGATAGGTATAAGTCAATATTTGACCACTATAAGAGGGATCTGTTATACTTTCTGTATAACCGGTCATAGCTGTATTAAATACAACCTCTCCAGAAGAAGAGACTGGGGCCCCAAAATGATAAGCTTCATACCTAGTTTCATCTTCCAATATAAGGATTGCCTTTTTTCTTATTTTTTTATTATTTTCCATTTTTTTTATATAAATACGCTAAGGCATTTTTTAATTTTTTTAAAAATAGTTTTATATGATTGACATTAATATTCAATGGAGGAAGTAATCGTAAAACATATGGATTGTTAGATGTGCCAATAAATACTTTCTCTTTATAAATTAAAATATTTTTCAAATCCTGAATAGGAAAATTAAATTCTATTCCTAGCATGAGCCCCCTTCCCCTTATATTTTTTATTTCAGGAATAAAACATAATTCTTGTAACAGTATTTTTCCCATATTTTTTGCATTTTCAATTAAATTTTCTTTTTGTATAATTTCCAATACAGCAATTCCAGCGGCACAAGCTAAATGATTTCCACCAAATGTAGTTCCTAACATTCCATAATATGGTTTAAATTTAGGATGTATTAAAACTCCTCCTATAGGAAATCCGTTCCCCATACCTTTAGCTACAGTTACTAAATCGGGTTGTATAGAATATAATTGATGAGAAAAAAAATATCCTGTTCTTCCATATCCACTTTGTACCTCATCAATAATCAATATAGTATCGTATTTTTTGCAAAGATCCCTAACTTTACAAAAAAAATCAAAACCTGGATCTATAATTCCAGATATTCCTTGTATTCCTTCAGTAATTAAAGCACAAATATCTTTTTCTTTTAATTTTTTTTCTAAAAAATCAATATTTTTATAGTCTATAAATATAGTTTCATGTTGAGCATTGAAAGGAGATAACAATTTATAGTTATCCGTAACCGATAGACTTCCACTTGTTCTACCATGAAAAGAACCCTTAAAAGCAATTACCTTTTTTTTTCCAGTATGAAAAGAAGCTATCTTCAATGCATTTTCATTTGCCTCTGCTCCAGAATTACATATAAATAAAGAATAATCTTCATATCCTGAAATTTTACCAAGTAGATAAGCCAATCTATTTTTTTTAGAAAAAAAAACACTATTAGAATAATAGGATATTTTATTAATTTGTTCGGTTAAAACTTTTACATAGTATGGATGCGAATGGCCAATGGAAATAACAGCGTGTCCCCCATAAAAATCTAAATACATATTTCCATGTAAATCAAAAACATAACAGCCCATGCTTTTACTTAATTCTATATTTAGAATAGGATAAACGTCAAATAATTTCATTTTTTTTTTGATTAAAAACGAACGGATTTTAATTTTAAACCACAAGTTTCATCAAAATTAAATATAAGATTCATATTTTGTATGGCTTGACCAGAAGCTCCTTTTATAAGATTATCTATAATACTTATAATAATCAGTTGATCCTTATCTTTAATAAGATATAAAATACATTTATTTGTGTTTATCACTTGTTTAACATCGATATTAATGTCAGAAATATTTACAAATGGATGATTTTTATAAAATGCTTTATATATTTCTTTATTTTTTTCCAAAGAAAAAATAGAATAAGTATATATAGTCGTTATAATTCCTCTAGAAAAATTTCCTCTATAAGGTACAAAATAAACTTTAGAAGAAAAATTATTTTGTACTTGATGAATAGTTTGTTCAATTTCCTGTAAATGCTGGTGTTGAAAAATTTTATAAGCAGAAATATTATTATTTCTCCAACTAAAATGGTTAGTGTCACTATGGGATCTTCCAGATCCTGTAGAACCAGTTATAGCACTAATATGAATATCTTTTTTTAATAATTTATTTTTAGCTAATGGTAAAATAGCTAATAAAATTGCTGTTGCAAAACATCCAGGATTGGCTATATTATTCGATTTTTTTATTAATTCTTTTTGTAATTCTGGCAATCCATAGATAAAATTTCTTTTGTTAAAAATGGATTGAGTCATGATCCTAAAATCTTGACTAAGATCAATTACTTTAGTATTGTTGGATATATTATTCAATTCTTTTCTAGATTGTCCATGTCCAGAACAAAAAAATACTATATCAATTTCTTTGCTTACATCACTGGTAAACTTTATCCGATCTATTTCTCCTTCTCCTAATAGATCTTGATGAATTAAATGAATAAATTTTCCTGTATGGCTTCTGCTAACTATATTTTTAATCTTTATTTTTGGATGATGAATCATTAATCTAATTAATTCTCCAGCAGTGTATCCACTCCCTCCTATAATCCCTATTTGAATCATTCTTCTTTTTTATTTAAATTATGATACATTTTCATTTGATTACTCAAAATTTTTGTAAAACCCTTAACATCTTCTGCAGTCCAAGCATAATTCATTTCCCCATATTCAGCCATATTAGAAGATGCCATTAAATCATATTTAGATTTAATTCCTACTAAATGAAATCTATAAGGATATAGAATGAGATTTACAGTACCAGTTAATCTTTTTTGTGTGCTATTGAGAAATTTTTCTATATCACGCATGACTGGATCTAAATATTGAGCTTCATGAAGCAACATCCCATACCAATTAGACAATTGTTCTTTCCAATAAAGTTGCCATTTTGTAAGAATATGCTTCTCCAATAAATGATGAGCTTTGATAATAATAATTGCAGCTGAGGCTTCAAATGCAACTCTACCTTTAATTCCTAAAATAGTATCTCCTATATGAATTCCTCTTCCTATAGCAAATTTTGAAGCTATTTTTTCAATTTTTATTATATTTTTTATAGCATTTCCTTTTTTTTGATTTACACTTACCAATTCTCCTTTTTCAAATTCTAATTCTAATTTTTCACTTTTTTTTCTACTTAATTTCGTTGGATAGGCTTTTTCTGGAAAATCATGATAAGAAGTAAGAGTTTCTTTTCCTCCTATACTAGTCCCCCAAATTCCTTTATTAATAGAATATTTAGCTTTATCCCAACAAATAGATATTCCTTGATTTATCAAATATTCAATCTCTTCTTTTCTAGATATTTTTCTATCTCTTATAGGAGATAAAGTTATTTTTTCTGGACAAATAATTTGAAAAGCTATATCAAATCTAATTTGATCATTTCCAGCCCCGGTACTTCCATGAGCAATTGCTTTCGCTTGAATAGAAGTTGCATATTGTGCTATTTTTATAGCCTGAAAAATTCTTTCTGAACTTGCTGAAAGTGGATAAGTATTATTTTTAAGAATATTCCCGAATATAAGATATTTTATACAATTATGATAGTATTCTTCTATAGCATCAATAGTCCTATGTGATTGGGATCCAATACTTAAAGCTCTATTTTTAATTTTTTTTAACTCATCTTTATTAAATCCTCCTGTATTAATAATCACTGTATGAACTTCGTATCGTTCCTGTATGAGGTATTTTAAACAATAAGAGGTATCTAACCCTCCACTATAAGCTAAAACTATTTTGTCTCCTGTAGACAAATAATTTATGTTTTTTTTACTTTTATTTTTCGTATTCGGATTATATAAAAGACCTGTACATAAACACATTTTTCTTTGATTTCTGGTTAGAATATCAAAATTTGCACAACTTTTACATCCTTTCCAAAATTCTTCTGATTGAGTAAGTTCACTAAAAGCAACAGGCTTAAAACCTAGTTCTGTATTTATTTTAATAACTGGATTACTAGTAGTAATACTAAAAATTTTAGAATTGGGAAATTTTTTTTTGGAAAGTTTAAATATTTCAATTTTAATAATTTTTGCCAATCCTTGTTTTCTAAATTCAGGGAAAACAATCAATCCAGAGTTTACAACAAATTCTTTATTTTGAAAAATATCAAGATAGCTAAATCCAGCTAATTTTTCATCACAAAAAGCAATTATTGCATTTCCATGAATCATTATTGATTTAATATACTCTGGATCTTTTTTAGCTATTCCAGTTCCTCTTTTTTTTGCTGATTCTTTAATTATTTTACAAATTAAGGAAGCATATTTTGTATCCTTTTCATGAGATACTCTAACTTTTATTTTCATCTTTATCAGAACCCAATAAACGTATTGTATCGATCTTTTGTAGTAAGTATAATGAATGAATGATGCTTCATATATTTTACTGTTACTTTCTATACGTATCTACAAATTTAATAAAGTCTTTTAAATTAATTTTAGTATTTTAATTAATGAGTTTTAATTTAAAAAAAAATCTAATCCTTTTATTTTTTCTAATTCTTTTAAAAAATTTGAATTAATATTAATTCCATATTTTTTAGATTCAAAATTTAAAAAAATTCTATTTTCCTTATCATAAAGAACAATATTCAGTTTTTTATTTCCTATTTGTTGAGAAAAAAGTTTTTCTATTTTAGAAATAATTATGCTATTTAAGTCATTAATATTAATTTTTACTGTTAATTTATGTACCAATTTTTTTAGAACATTTTTCAAATTTTCCATATGCAAAATGTTTATTTTATAATATTTTGATTTATCAATATCAATATATAAATACAACAAACTATTATTAAATAAAAGTGGTTCAAATTTTAAATATTGTTGTCCATAAATTCTAAATTCTTTGGAAGAATTATAATCTTCTAATAAAAAAATACCATATTTTATACCACTTTTTATATATGTTTTTTTTTCTATTTTAGACAAAATTCCACATATATGAATTTTTTTACCTAAAAAAATAGATTCCTTTTTATTTAATTGGGTTAAAGATATATTTGTAAAATATTTCATTTCATAATAATAATCATCTAAAGGATGTGAAGAAGCATAAATACCTAACACTTCTTTTTCTTTAGATAATTTATATGTATTACTCCATCCCTCGCATTCCATAATGACTGGTCTATATTCCTCAAAATTTTTATTTTTAGATTTTTGTAATTTTGATCCAAATCGAATTATCTTCTCTAAGATGCTAAATTTATCATTATCATCAACATAAAAATATTGCTCTCTATGTACATGAAAACAATCTAAAGATCCGGATAAAATTAAATTTTCTAAAATTTTTTTATTAACAATACGTAAATCAATCCTTTTTACCAAATCAAAAATAGAGGTAAATGGTCCATTTTTTTCTCTTTCTATAAGAATTATTCTTACAGCATTTTCTCCAACTCCTTTTATTCCAGCAAGACCAAACCGAATACTATTATGATCCGTTACTTTAAAATAAGAATCACTTTCATTTATATCTGGACTAATAACAAGTATATTCATTCGTTTACATTCCTCTATGAAAAAAGTAAGTTGTTTCATATTATGCATATGATTACTTAACACAGAAGCCATATATTCATATGAATAATGTGCTTTCAAATAAGCAGTTTGAAAAGCTATATATGCATAACATGTGGCATGAGATTTATTAAAAGCATAACAAGAAAAATATTCCCAATCTTTCCATATTTTTTTTAATACATTTTTAGAATACCCTTTATTTATAGCTTTTTCAATAAATTGATTTCTCATTTTATTTAGTAATTCTTTTTGCTTTTTTCCCATAGCTATTCTAAGAAAATCAGCATCTCCTTTACTTAATCCAGCTATTTTTTGTGCTATTAACATTACCTGTTCTTGATATATTGTAATTCCATAAGTTTCTTTTAAAAATTCCTCCATTTCTGGTAAATCATAGCTTATAGCTTCTTTTCCATGTTTTCTGGATATAAAATTAGGAATATATTGCAAAGGACCAGGTCTATACAAAGCAGTCATCGCTATTAAATCATCAAATTTATCAGGTTTTAACTGACGTAAATATTTTTGCATACCAGGAGATTCATATTGAAAAACGGCTACAGTTTCTCCTTTTT of the Blattabacterium cuenoti genome contains:
- the carB gene encoding carbamoyl-phosphate synthase (glutamine-hydrolyzing) large subunit, which gives rise to MKIDKVLILGSGALKIGEAGEFDYSGTQALKALKEEGIYTILINPNIATVQTSKEIADKVYFLPLTLFFIVSVIEKEKPKGILLSFGGQTALNCGIQLFKEGIIEKYKIKILGTPIKSIINSEDRNLFRNKLTKLNIKTAKSFIGHSMDDAVSYSLEIGFPIIIRSAYTLGGLGSGFAKNINDLKKIVKKAFSYSSQIIIEEYLEGWKEIEYEIVRDNFDNCIAVCNMENFDPIGIHTGESIVVAPSQTLTNSEYYNLRKLAIYIARNFNIIGECNVQFALSPNSEDYRVIEVNARLSRSSALASKATGYPLAFVAAKLSLGYGLHELKNYVTKNTSAFFEPALDYVVCKIPRWDLKKFYGVSNKIGSSMKSVGEVMAIGGSFEESLQKGIRMLDIGMQGFINININKKKFGSTRLLKESLKKPTDQRILFLEKALEEGVSIKEIHDLTKIDPWFLYQLDNIFQTKKKIDHFDNWREIPDELLIKAKKEGFSDMQIASIFFYKKNNQYNIISHLEQEIREYRKEKNIIPYVRQIDTLASEYPAFTNYLYLTYHAIQHDIIYEKDEKSVITLGSGVYRIGSSVEFDWCCVNALNTIKKESYRSIMINYNPETVSTDFDVCDRLYFEELTLERVLDIIELEEPKGTIVSMGGQIPNNLVFKLYEKKVKILGTSPISIDKVENRYKFSNAMDYLKIGQPRWKELSDFDTIYKFVKEVDFPILVRPSYVLSGADMNVISNKEELQHYLSEKISISPEYPLVITEFIRNAKEIELDAVSQSGKILYYAISEHVEFAGVHSGDATLVYPPHNIYLSTLKEIIRISKKISKYFNISGPFNIQFLSKDNEVKVIECNLRASRSFPFVSKVSHFNMIELATQVILGKKKNQIEPNFFITNFLGVKASQFSFSRLQDADPILGVDMSSTGEVGCLGNTFDEALLKSMLSVGYTIPKKNILISGGPIVSKLDLLEVVKLLHRKGYILFATEGTNHFLSNNGIPSIRVHWPNVKKYSNVLELIQNRKLDLIINIPKNLSKSELDNDYAIRRYAVDFNIPLLTNARLAKAFIQAFCNLSMDQLLIKAWNEYI
- the carA gene encoding glutamine-hydrolyzing carbamoyl-phosphate synthase small subunit → MENNKKIRKKAILILEDETRYEAYHFGAPVSSSGEVVFNTAMTGYTESITDPSYSGQILTYTYPIIGNYGIPSPFSCKESISEFYESNSIQISGLIISYYSNRPYHWNMSLSLSDWLYQNGIPGLYGIDTRFLAKKLRKMGGSMLGKILMENENLPFYDPNQYNLSEKVSIHEKIIYGNGKYKILLVDFGLKNNILRCLLRRDCTIIRVPWNYDFTSEEYDGLVLSNGPGNPKIYEKPIHYIRIALNQKRPIFGICLGNQLLGIAAGGDTYKLKYAHRGHNQPVLLLKTGKSFITSQNHGYVLNAKNISKEWKIFFKNLNDDTCEGIIHDYKPFFSVQFHPEASSGPMDTEFLFDFFINSIVRSK
- a CDS encoding aspartate aminotransferase family protein, whose translation is MKLFDVYPILNIELSKSMGCYVFDLHGNMYLDFYGGHAVISIGHSHPYYVKVLTEQINKISYYSNSVFFSKKNRLAYLLGKISGYEDYSLFICNSGAEANENALKIASFHTGKKKVIAFKGSFHGRTSGSLSVTDNYKLLSPFNAQHETIFIDYKNIDFLEKKLKEKDICALITEGIQGISGIIDPGFDFFCKVRDLCKKYDTILIIDEVQSGYGRTGYFFSHQLYSIQPDLVTVAKGMGNGFPIGGVLIHPKFKPYYGMLGTTFGGNHLACAAGIAVLEIIQKENLIENAKNMGKILLQELCFIPEIKNIRGRGLMLGIEFNFPIQDLKNILIYKEKVFIGTSNNPYVLRLLPPLNINVNHIKLFLKKLKNALAYLYKKNGK
- the argC gene encoding N-acetyl-gamma-glutamyl-phosphate reductase is translated as MIQIGIIGGSGYTAGELIRLMIHHPKIKIKNIVSRSHTGKFIHLIHQDLLGEGEIDRIKFTSDVSKEIDIVFFCSGHGQSRKELNNISNNTKVIDLSQDFRIMTQSIFNKRNFIYGLPELQKELIKKSNNIANPGCFATAILLAILPLAKNKLLKKDIHISAITGSTGSGRSHSDTNHFSWRNNNISAYKIFQHQHLQEIEQTIHQVQNNFSSKVYFVPYRGNFSRGIITTIYTYSIFSLEKNKEIYKAFYKNHPFVNISDINIDVKQVINTNKCILYLIKDKDQLIIISIIDNLIKGASGQAIQNMNLIFNFDETCGLKLKSVRF
- a CDS encoding argininosuccinate synthase domain-containing protein, with protein sequence MKIKVRVSHEKDTKYASLICKIIKESAKKRGTGIAKKDPEYIKSIMIHGNAIIAFCDEKLAGFSYLDIFQNKEFVVNSGLIVFPEFRKQGLAKIIKIEIFKLSKKKFPNSKIFSITTSNPVIKINTELGFKPVAFSELTQSEEFWKGCKSCANFDILTRNQRKMCLCTGLLYNPNTKNKSKKNINYLSTGDKIVLAYSGGLDTSYCLKYLIQERYEVHTVIINTGGFNKDELKKIKNRALSIGSQSHRTIDAIEEYYHNCIKYLIFGNILKNNTYPLSASSERIFQAIKIAQYATSIQAKAIAHGSTGAGNDQIRFDIAFQIICPEKITLSPIRDRKISRKEEIEYLINQGISICWDKAKYSINKGIWGTSIGGKETLTSYHDFPEKAYPTKLSRKKSEKLELEFEKGELVSVNQKKGNAIKNIIKIEKIASKFAIGRGIHIGDTILGIKGRVAFEASAAIIIIKAHHLLEKHILTKWQLYWKEQLSNWYGMLLHEAQYLDPVMRDIEKFLNSTQKRLTGTVNLILYPYRFHLVGIKSKYDLMASSNMAEYGEMNYAWTAEDVKGFTKILSNQMKMYHNLNKKEE